One window from the genome of Cryptomeria japonica chromosome 6, Sugi_1.0, whole genome shotgun sequence encodes:
- the LOC131033169 gene encoding uncharacterized protein LOC131033169 isoform X3, whose product MKARTCIDSSNDSAEKMSFKDLKMHAPTHELEEVLKVQINDRIQKHRETTVKKNDLYTEVHRQVDGQKKRVNMGAGESKEKDASLIKPSDKKEEKIFSELTMGVKMQNSVATPKTNHMRSYLREEKATSHAEYHAKNDLSCPASAIGESEIKKVKSGFRRTLESESYVYDHKEKMAVTCPLLKENGTSSPDKAPTLGCSMTEHQFEQKGKITPQEFRDAHLATQSDHLEERKMVTNILANNFEYFNYDDTEGNSQFSGINDNAKEEQDFEDINASPILNDKKPTHFPFVSTEEGEKEVTDGVLQHNSILKKKRNLLKKHNPGTSVLNVNQEKMNVLTEEENVFELLSGTDHRKKRTQLLKGRKHKLKLDETLHLLKRARSHSEDEIAVMTEGLNTENISSTINNAGKNAIVDNDLYSHHMPFKSNDRMGSSSPQIEANSSHGEKSSFVLGKAMCLPPKADKYRLRSSLPGDEAALPPSKRRHRAQEAMSACVAEAATASNMTNGSDGQEDAWGISSHEKPFTECFDSERKLVHGNEDCMKRSHSSFPVEVTGTVVKKSVMFPDLHQSYGSLLSEPSNCLEKKQVNSKFEDLMTPIQRGKWQTLENGDLNVQPKISDRLSLSSHKKDEWKHNGMIASKLPSPKKQDGSEIILRRGNSPHQSPIKVHGAVRVDADEHENKSKSIKVKRSCVTPGKKNGGGLRKDQGPSGSDKHNQVSSGLDKHNQVPFGSDKHSQGHLPKHLAVRKNEQTSPSRSVVEPAVDRMVASSKSNLKINGPLMVKSERVSYSAELHLEKGSKLRDTHDSARELKLKTMSKDSDIALSSTSMKHLIAAAQAKRDQARSATMPQFVANEETVNSIPVFMSSPSPIRETSSHRCSPLQLHSASVPHEDAKNAFAGVESGSPRGNVDQWGLTDTMNLRSSEEGKISSEQKSVGGMLSGDTEAAVARDTFEGMLETLSRTKESIGRATRHAIDCAKYCIATEIVELLVQRLENESSFHRRIDLFFLVDSITQCSHSQKGIAGSSYIPAVQGALPRLLAAAAPTEGAARENRRQCLKVLRIWLERKILPESILRQYMNDIGSSNDDRAGGILPRRPRVERAVDDPMREIEGNLDEYGSNANFHLAGFSMSNVFEDEEEPCASDWKKSDDDLSVEPAEAQEDQTKSSTDPIDRHRHILEDVDGELEMEDVSPTSEYDPSSSKDYMVQPISQDIPHCSLSDQSNTCPPLPPGSPPLPEDPPPSPPPLPPSPPPPPPSSPPPPPPSSPPFVCQPLLPQPYVAPLNDTQAHVFSSQQPSHIVSNATMLDSVCHSSSGIPLSQIHPGQNVTSFNSPISFERLHGAAFTQQMQMNNINMSASQQSYRPPPPAIALSNQFSYVRAEIPVQRVWLDSLSARAPECEKQSAQEDQWKLVNNDRSTRPENQASIHQAGGCMTTLCTGSSFMQEATPGMFWQSGGAQYPCGAQIPAQNLMIRAPVCPMPNMDLGFNAYSDQVAVLTGGMVAAPTDQVLIQMLTSRSGISAANTWRPT is encoded by the exons ATGAAGGCTAGAACATGCATTGACAGTTCAAATGATTCTGCAGAAAAGATGTCATTTAAAGATTTAAAAATGCATGCTCCAACTCATGAATTAGAGGAAGTGTTGAAAGTTCAAATTAATGATCGCATTCAAAAACATCGTGAGACAACAGTAAAGAAAAATGACCTATATACAGAAGTACATAGACAAGTAGATGGCCAAAAGAAACGAGTAAATATGGGTGCAGGTGAGAGTAAGGAAAAAGATGCATCCCTCATAAAACCCTCTGATAAGAAAGAGGAGAAAATTTTCAGTGAGTTAACAATGGGTGTTAAAATGCAAAACTCTGTTGCTACACCTAAAACAAATCATATGAGGTCATATTTGAGGGAAGAGAAGGCTACAAGTCATGCTGAGTACCATGCAAAGAATGATCTTTCTTGTCCAGCATCTGCAATAGGTGAGTCAGAGATTAAGAAAGTAAAAAGTGGTTTCAGGAGAACATTGGAAAGTGAAAGTTATGTATACGATCATAAAGAGAAAATGGCTGTCACTTGCCCTCTGCTTAAAGAAAATGGTACGTCCTCTCCAGATAAAGCACCCACTTTGGGGTGCTCTATGACTGAACATCAGTTTGAGCAGAAAGGAAAAATCACTCCACAAGAATTCCGAGATGCTCATTTGGCAACTCAAAGTGATCATCTAGAAGAGAGAAAAATGGTAACAAATATACTTGCCAacaattttgaatattttaattatGATGACACTGAAGGGAACAGTCAATTTTCAGGCATAAATGATAATGCCAAAGAAGAGCAGGATTTTGAAGACATTAATGCCAGCCCAATTCTTAATGATAAAAAGCCCACTCATTTTCCATTTGTAAGTACAGAAGAGGGTGAGAAAGAAGTGACAGATGGTGTCTTACAACATAATTCCATTTTGAAGAAGAAACGGAACCTTCTAAAGAAACATAATCCTGGGACATCAGTGCTAAATGTTAACCAGGAAAAAATGAATGTTCTCACAGAAGAGGAAAATGTGTTTGAATTACTATCAGGGACAGATCATCGGAAGAAAAGGACACAACTTCTTAAAGGGAGAAAGCATAAACTTAAGCTTGATGAAACTCTTCATTTGCTAAAAAGAGCAAGATCTCATTCGGAAGATGAAATTGCTGTAATGACAGAAGGCTTAAATACAGAAAACATATCAAGTACCATCAACAATGCTGGGAAAAATGCTATAGTGGATAATGATTTGTACTCACATCATATGCCATTCAAGTCTAATGATAGAATGGGCTCTAGTAGTCCTCAAATTGAAGCAAATTCATCACATGGTGAGAAGTCCTCATTTGTGCTTGGGAAGGCTATGTGTCTGCCACCAAAGGCTGATAAGTATCGTTTGAGAAGCAGCTTACCAGGTGATGAAGCTGCCTTGCCTCCCTCTAAACGGCGTCATCGAGCTCAGGAAGCTATGTCAGCATGTGTTGCAGAAGCTGCTACTGCCTCGAACATGACAAATGGTTCAGATGGACAGGAAGATGCATGGGGAATTTCTTCACATGAAAAACCATTTACGGAATGCTTTGATAGTGAAAGGAAGTTAGTGCATGGAAATGAGGATTGTATGAAAAGAAGCCACTCTTCATTTCCAGTAGAAGTAACTGGTACTGTAGTGAAGAAATCTGTGATGTTTCCAGATCTGCATCAATCTTATGGAAGCTTACTGTCAGAACCTTCTAACTGCTTAGAGAAGAAGCAGGTGAATTCAAAGTTTGAAGATTTAATGACTCCTATCCAGAGGGGTAAATGGCAGACACTGGAGAATGGTGATTTGAATGTGCAGCCCAAAATTTCAGATAGATTGTCTTTGTCATCTCATAAAAAGGATGAATGGAAGCACAATGGCATGATTGCATCAAAGCTACCTTCTCCAAAGAAGCAAGATGGATCAGAGATTATTTTAAGAAGAGGTAATTCACCTCACCAATCTCCAATTAAGGTTCATGGTGCAGTAAGGGTTGATGCTGATGAACATGAGAACAAATCTAAGAGCATCAAGGTAAAAAGGTCTTGTGTAACTCCAGGAAAGAAAAATGGTGGAGGTTTGAGGAAAGATCAAGGGCCATCAGGATCAGATAAACATAATCAAGTGTCTTCTGGATTAGATAAACATAATCAAGTGCCTTTTGGATCAGATAAACATAGTCAAGGGCATTTACCTAAGCACTTGGCTGTGCGCAAGAATGAACAAACTTCCCCTTCAAGAAGTGTGGTTGAACCTGCAGTAGATAGGATGGTAGCATCTTCAAAATCTAACTTGAAAATAAATGGTCCTCTAATGGTCAAGTCTGAGCGTGTTTCATATTCTGCAGAGTTGCATCTAGAGAAAGGAAGCAAACTTAGAGACAC GCATGATTCTGCAAGGGAACTTAAACTCAAAACAATGTCAAAGGACTCTGACATTGCTCTCTCATCTACATCTATGAAGCATCTTATAGCTGCTGCACAGGCTAAGAGAGATCAGGCACGATCTGCAACTATGCCACAGTTTGTTGCAAATGAAGAAACTGTGAATTCTATTCCTGTTTTTATGTCAAGCCCTTCACCAATCCGAGAAACTAGTTCACATCgctgttcacctcttcaattacaTTCTGCCAGTGTGCCACACGAGGATGCTAAGAATGCCTTTGCTGGTGTGGAATCTGGAAGCCCTCGAGGAAATGTTGATCAGTGGGGTTTAACAGATACAATGAATCTGAGATCAAGTGAAGAGGGTAAAATTAGCTCTGAACAGAAATCTGTTGGAGGAATGCTTAGTGGAGACACAGAAGCAGCTGTTGCCAGGGACActtttgaaggaatgcttgaaacaTTATCAAGAACAAAGGAAAGTATTGGACGAGCAACTCGCCATGCCATTGATTGTGCTAAGTATTGCATTGCCACTGAG ATTGTAGAACTTCTTGTTCAGAGGCTGGAAAATGAATCGAGTTTCCATCGGAGAATTGATCTGTTCTTTCTAGTAGATTCAATTACACAATGTTCGCACAGCCAGAAGG GTATTGCTGGATCTTCATATATTCCTGCTGTGCAAGGTGCTCTCCCACGGTTGTTAGCTGCAGCTGCTCCAACAGAAGGTGCTGCACGGGAAAATCGTCGTCAATGCCTTAAA GTTTTAAGAATCTGGTTGGAACGCAAAATTCTTCCTGAATCTATTCTGCGTCAATACATGAATGATATTGGATCTTCAAATGATGATAGAGCTGGTGGCATTTTACCAAGACGCCCACGAGTAGAGCGGGCTGTGGATGACCCAATGAGGGAAATAGAAGGCAATCTTGATGAGTATGGCAG CAATGCAAATTTTCACTTGGCAGGCTTCTCTATGTCAAATGTCTTTGAAGATGAAGAGGAACCATGTGCAAGTGACTGGAAGAAGAGTGATGATGATTTGTCAGTTGAACCCGCTGAGgcccaagaagatcaaaccaagAGTTCTACTGATCCCATTGATAGACATCGGCACATTTTGGAGGACGTTGACGGGGAACTTGAAATGGAAGATGTCTCTCCGACATCAGAGTATGATCCAagttcctccaaagattatatggTTCAACCAATTTCACAGGACATTCCTCATTGTTCTTTATCAGATCAGAGCAATACTTGTCCTCCTTTGCCTCCAGGTTCTCCTCCATTGCCTGAAGATCCACCTCCTTCTCCTCCACCCTTACCTCCATCGCCACCTCCGCCGCCTCCTAGTTCACCTCCTCCTCCGCCACCTTCCTCTCCTCCTTTTGTCTGCCAGCCATTATTGCCTCAGCCTTATGTGGCACCTTTAAAT GATACTCAAGCTCATGTATTTAGTAGCCAGCAGCCTAGCCATATTGTCAGTAATGCAACTATGCTTGATTCAGTTTGTCACAGCTCCTCAGGCATTCCATTATCTCAGATACATCCTGGACAAAATGTTACATCATTTAATTCTCCAATATCTTTTGAGAGGTTGCATGGTGCAGCCTTCACACAGCAGATGCAAATGAATAATATTAATATGTCTGCATCTCAGCAATCTTATCGTCCCCCTCCACCCGCAATAGCACTATCTAATCAGTTCTCATATGTTAGGGCTGAAATACCTGTCCAACGTGTTTGGTTGGATTCATTATCAGCTCGTGCACCTGAATGTGAGAAACAATCTGCTCAAGAGGACCAATGGAAGCTTGTCAATAATGATAGAAGCACAAGACCTGAAAATCAGGCATCCATCCACCAAGCAGGAGGTTGCATGACAACCTTATGTACAGGCTCATCTTTTATGCAAGAAG CTACTCCTGGAATGTTTTGGCAATCTGGAGGTGCACAGTATCCTTGTGGTGCACAAATTCCAGCACAAAACCTTATGATCAGAGCACCTGTGTGTCCAATGCCAAATATGGATCTAGGTTTTAATGCTTATTCGGATCAGGTAGCAGTGTTAACAGGTGGCATGGTTGCAG CACCTACAGATCAAGTTTTGATCCAGATGTTGACGTCAAGATCCGGTATTTCTGCAGCAAACACTTGGAGGCCTACTTGA